In Paraflavitalea devenefica, the following are encoded in one genomic region:
- a CDS encoding trans-sulfuration enzyme family protein: protein MMSDYDLSYILNELGEEREQYFRAIAPPIMQTSNFAFKKVDELRKVFEDEYSNYLYSRGLNPTIDILRKKLAALDGAEDCLVFNSGSSAIFASVFANIQSGDHIVSVNKPYTWAQKMFDNVLPRFGVATTYVDGTQIENFERAILPNTKVIYLESPNSWDFALQDLRAVAELARAEGIVTICDNSYCTPLYQRPIEMGIDMVLQSATKYIGGHSDVVAGVLTGTRTMMKKIFDNELLNMGNGVSPFNAWLLIRGLRTLPLRLEHISRTTRKVIDYFKQHPAVEEVIFPLDPNFSQYDLAKAQMAGACGLLTIVMKAEKMEQIVTFCESLRHILMAVSWGGHESLAIPRCASLQPEDFNAADREHRMIRFYIGLEEAEYLVADIEQAFAAI, encoded by the coding sequence AGGAAAGGGAGCAGTACTTCCGGGCCATAGCGCCGCCTATTATGCAAACCAGCAATTTCGCCTTCAAGAAGGTGGATGAGCTGCGTAAGGTTTTTGAAGATGAGTACAGTAATTACCTGTACAGCCGGGGACTGAACCCTACGATTGATATCCTGCGCAAGAAGCTGGCTGCACTGGACGGGGCAGAAGATTGCCTGGTATTCAACAGCGGCTCTTCGGCTATTTTCGCCTCCGTGTTTGCCAATATACAATCGGGCGACCATATCGTGTCTGTTAATAAGCCCTATACCTGGGCGCAAAAGATGTTTGACAATGTGCTGCCCCGCTTTGGTGTGGCCACGACGTATGTGGACGGCACACAGATTGAGAATTTTGAAAGGGCCATCCTGCCCAATACAAAGGTTATCTACCTGGAATCGCCCAATAGCTGGGATTTTGCCCTGCAGGACCTGCGGGCGGTGGCCGAGCTGGCCCGGGCGGAAGGTATTGTGACGATCTGCGACAATAGTTATTGCACCCCGCTTTACCAGCGGCCCATTGAAATGGGCATTGATATGGTGTTGCAGTCGGCTACCAAGTATATCGGCGGGCATAGTGATGTGGTGGCCGGGGTACTGACCGGCACCCGTACGATGATGAAAAAGATCTTCGACAATGAGCTGCTGAATATGGGCAATGGGGTATCTCCTTTCAATGCCTGGCTGCTGATCAGGGGCCTGCGCACCCTACCCCTGCGCCTGGAACATATTTCCCGCACCACCCGGAAGGTGATTGACTATTTTAAGCAACACCCTGCTGTAGAGGAAGTTATTTTCCCCCTGGATCCCAATTTCTCCCAATATGACCTGGCCAAAGCACAGATGGCAGGCGCCTGTGGCCTGCTGACAATTGTCATGAAAGCAGAAAAAATGGAGCAAATTGTAACCTTCTGTGAATCATTGCGACATATACTCATGGCAGTAAGCTGGGGTGGCCATGAAAGCCTGGCCATTCCGCGTTGCGCCTCCCTGCAGCCGGAAGACTTTAATGCTGCCGACAGGGAACACCGGATGATACGCTTTTATATCGGGCTGGAAGAGGCGGAATACCTGGTGGCCGATATAGAACAGGCTTTTGCTGCAATATAA